The Natrinema caseinilyticum genomic sequence ACGCATCGTTCGCTTCCCAGTATCTACTGGGACACGTATCCGGACGCCGGGATTCCGTGAATTGATCGAAACGGGACCGCAGACGTTGCGGGCCTAGTCTTCGACGGGAACCTCGGGGAGGCTCAGATACAGCGAGAACTCCTCTTCCTCGCAGTTGAAACACTTTCGCGGACCGGTTTCCGCGGACGACGTTGCCATGACGTTTCCGCAGTGACGACACACGTGGAGATGGTTTCTGTCTTCCATACTAAGTTTCTGTCTCCCATACTAATATCGTCCCCCACGACGGTAAAAATCGCTTTTCTCAGCGTACCCTGTCGGTAACGCGGAGTGCACATTCCCGCTCGATTGACTCTGTTGCGCTGCCGAACCGTGACGTAGGCTGCGTCGTCCACCACGATCGATCGGGAAGCGCCGTCCGTCCGAATCGGATGTCCGGACGACCGAGACGCCGTGAGGTCAGACCTCGAAACAGCTCGCGGATAGGCCGCCGCTGTCGAAGCGTTCGGCTTCGGCAGGAGTGGATATCGATGTCGTGGATCTGCGTCCGTCCCTCGAGAGCCGATGCGAGGACGTGAGAATCCGATCGGAGCCCGTATCGATCACGCATCGAACGTCGATGTTTCCGGTCGCGCTGTCCTCGGTACAGGCGAGCAGTCGCATTTACGAGGGCGATTCACGAACCGTGTTCCATGGGATACCACATCGTGGACCCGGACGAACTCGAGCGCGAACCGGACCGGCCGTCGGATATGCGATACGTCAGTGAATCGGTCGGCCTCGAGAAGTTGGGATTGCGAACGTACACCGTCGAACCCGGCGAAGAGATCCCGGTTTCGGGTCTCCACTATCACGACGAGCAGGAGGAGGTCTTCTACGTGGTCGGCGGCGAACTCAGCGTCGAGACGCCGGACCGACTGTATACGGTCGAACCCGGCCAGTTCTTCGTCGCCGAACCGGAGAGTCCCCACCGGGCGTACACCGACCCCGATGCAGACGCCAGTGCGACGGTGCTCGGAATCGGCGCACCGCCGGTCAGCGACGCACACGCCTACGACGGGTGACGAAACGCCATCGGTTCCAGTCTCCCGACCGATTCGGAGTCAGATCACCACGCCGGACTGCAAAATGGCGATCACGAGGGTGAGCGCCGGAATCGAGAGCACCGTCGTGAGGAACACGCAGGTCGAGACGTACTCCGAGACGGGGATCCCCTTCGATCGCGACCCGTCGGCGAATTCGATGACGAGGATCAGCGGCGTCACGGCTGCCGGCATCGCGGTCTCGAGGACGAACACGCGAGCGACCGTCGGGTCCCGGAACCCGACGAGGAGCGCGATTCCGAGGCCGACGACGGGGGCGACGCCGAGTTTGAGGGCGGTGGCGGGCCACGCCCGTGAAACGGCGGTTGTGGTGTTCGAGCGCGCGAGCTGGATTCCGAGGATGAGCAACATCAGCGGAATCGAGGCTTCACCGACCAACTGGAGCGTCTCCATGCTCGCGGTCTCGGGGGACGGAACCAGGTCCAGCGACCGCGCGATGAGCGCGGCGGCGACGGCGTAGACGAGCGGGATATAGAACACCCGTCTGACGCCCTCGAGGCCGGCGGAACCGCTGCTCCGGGAGGCGACGTAGACGCCGACGGTGTACATCAGCACGGACTGGACCGACAGGAAGAGGACGGCAGTCTGGCGCCCGATCTCTCCGAACGCGAAATCGGAGACGGGAATGCCGAGATTCCCGGAGTTACAGAAGATCGCGACCAAGACGAGCCCGCTCAACGCCGGTTCCCGCTCGCCGACGATGCGCCCGACGGCCTCGGCGATCGCCCACATCACGGCCGTGAACGCGGCGATCCCGACCGCGACCCGCAGGAGCGTCGTCGTCTCGAGTTCCGTGACGGCGAGACTGTGAAACACCAGCGCGGGTGCCAGCACGTAGACGACGGCCGTGTTCAGCGGTTCCGGATCGACGTCCTTGACGGTGGCGAGGACGTAGCCAACGCCCGCGATGGCGACGATCGGACCGACCGCGGAGGCGAAAATATCGACCAGGTCCGCCATCGGTCAGCCGTCGTCCTCCGCTGGGGGTGGTCGCCTCGAGACGCGCGTCTCCCGGCCGCCGGTCGCTTCTTGCATTACGCGTCAGATGCGCTCCGGACACACTATGGCTTACGATGCCGTCGTTCGCCGCGGGCGGGACGGTGGTGTCACGGCCCGTCGTTCGCTGCGGGCGGGATGGTGGGTCCGTGACCCGACGGCCGCCCGTCGGGTACGTCTCTCCGGCGTGCGACGGTACTACTGCCGGGACGCGTTCCGCCTCGCCGTTTCGGATCCGTTCCAGCGAATTTATCGTTCGAGAGCGAGGACCGCTCGTATGACATCCGACGTCCGTATTCGAGTCGCGGCGCCGACGGACGCGGCCGCCGTCCGAACAATTTACGCGCCCTTCTGCGAGTCGACGGCTGTCACCTTCGAGGAGACCCCGCCCCCCGAGACCGAACTGGCAGATCGGATCGAGTCGACACTCGAGCG encodes the following:
- a CDS encoding cupin domain-containing protein, which codes for MGYHIVDPDELEREPDRPSDMRYVSESVGLEKLGLRTYTVEPGEEIPVSGLHYHDEQEEVFYVVGGELSVETPDRLYTVEPGQFFVAEPESPHRAYTDPDADASATVLGIGAPPVSDAHAYDG
- a CDS encoding AEC family transporter; the encoded protein is MADLVDIFASAVGPIVAIAGVGYVLATVKDVDPEPLNTAVVYVLAPALVFHSLAVTELETTTLLRVAVGIAAFTAVMWAIAEAVGRIVGEREPALSGLVLVAIFCNSGNLGIPVSDFAFGEIGRQTAVLFLSVQSVLMYTVGVYVASRSSGSAGLEGVRRVFYIPLVYAVAAALIARSLDLVPSPETASMETLQLVGEASIPLMLLILGIQLARSNTTTAVSRAWPATALKLGVAPVVGLGIALLVGFRDPTVARVFVLETAMPAAVTPLILVIEFADGSRSKGIPVSEYVSTCVFLTTVLSIPALTLVIAILQSGVVI